The sequence below is a genomic window from Hippocampus zosterae strain Florida chromosome 15, ASM2543408v3, whole genome shotgun sequence.
CATGAAACTTTGAACCATCCATCTTAACAGTAATTatagtaccatattttcatgaccatacgGTGCACCGTGTTAAAAGGCATAGTGTCAGTTGCGGatactatttctgtatttaacacatacacaagacACATTTTTGTACGCAGGTATGGTAAAACGTATGCTAGCTGAATACCATCGGTAAAGAGGACCTCTCATTGAAGTCACACAATAGAATTCACAGATTTTGTAACCCGGTGCATATACAAAGGCCACCCATAGTATTAGGTGCCCGTGCatattggagaaaatttaagactgtACGCCttttagtcgtgaaaatacggtactagtaGAAACCTGATTTGTAGGTTTTTCCTCAGTCTCCCGTCATAGTTTTATAATGGGGCTTTCATTCAAACATTCCTGTGGCAACGGTCAATGACGCACAGGGAGGAGGAAGTTATTTGATGTACGTCTTGAAATACGTGTAGAGCGGCTTTAGTCAGCTTCTTCGTTGACACCTCTGCAACTTGATTGAGTCCTTGGTGCCAGCGATGGCTTCTCACTGCAACAATAGCTTATTATACAAGACTGGTTTTGATGAAAccaaaaagtgtcttttttccGAATGGCCCCAACCATTTGTGGCTCATGCCCGACACTGCTTGACGTTCTGTAATTTCAAAAACAGTCACATGTAGACAGTAATGCAAACAATTATTCAATGATGccaaaaataaaaccagaaaTTGTATCAAATCAAGTCACATTTGGACATTGAATGTACGTGAATCAAAGTTAATCATTGtgtaatacaaacaaaaatcaaggaGTAATCAGTCTTGCAGCTATGTAACAAATGTAATATGAAATTCatattcaacctttttttttgtagtgagCTGCCAGATACTTTGCTGTCCTGTTCTATGGTTGTGTCACCAACCTGGTTCACAAGAAAAGCATACCGAAAAGCGGAACACACTTGGAGTTCGTTAACATCTGTGACTGGtgataggtttttttttttctatgccaAGTTGTTTCCTTTTTGATGTATGTTTTTCCAGAAATTCACATTGGAACTCTCAATTAATACACAATAGGGACATTACACTTTGGACTTTCCATTGCAGAACATATGCTAATACTCATATGTGAGCCAGCAGAGAGTATTTGAAAAGACTGTTTTGGTTAAGATTGTGGAGGAGAACTCAATCTGATCCTATATTGTCGAAATCCGGTCTGTGAGGGAAGCAATCCTGCATGTTTGACGTTTCCCTTCCTTCAACTCGCCTGATTCAAATGCTCAGCTTGTCAGTAAGCTCTGGTCATGACCCTGGTCAATTTGATCTAAAACATGCAAGATAGCGGCCCTCGAAGACCGCATTGAGACAAGCCTGTTCTCGTCATTTCCAAACAGCACTAAAATTTCCGAAAGACTTGGAACTTGTTTTGGTTTCGGAATCAGAAGAAAATATGTTGCAACTAAAATGACACTTATGCATAATGGGACCCAAATATCATCATTatgaaaaatggaaaaggaAGTCTCATgttaaatctttaaaaaaatatagatgtatataatatactcaaaataaaattttacttttttccacaaaaaaatgaaaaatagccaAGCTGACACCTCCCCCAAGGCTGGTCTGATTACTCCCAAATTTGTTCAAGGCTcgctattttatttaaaatgcaaaatgatggaaaatgtcagaaaacaaatcatttttcatgttttccttatgagaagaaaatacaaatttatCACAAAAACGATACTCGGTTGAGTGCAGGCATACATAAAATAAGCCTAAATGTCATCGTAGAAAAAACTAAATCTGCACTCTAAATATTCAACAGTGCGAAGTATgccatttcccccccaaatgaaatgtaaaaatgagaagaaaataACATCTTGTAGCACAAATGACGCATGCCAAAGAAAAAGACCTGTGTGCCACCGTCTTTAAACTTGATTTTTGTCCCACAAAAATTGGGAGTCCGACATGAAGTCAGTCCTCACGCGTCTGACCTTCTCGAAAATGTTGTGCTTTAGTGTTCTAGTACTGGAAATACTAGCTAGCCCCCCAAGGTGGCTCATTGTCGGCCGCTTGGATTTGTTTGTTACTAGCCAGTCAACAcctcaccaccaccaacacTCCTCCTCCCTACACTGCACACAGGTAAGAAGACTTGCTGCGTCGTAACCCCTGCTTAGCGTGACTGAGGTGTGtgtggttgttgttttctgtCACCTCAGTTAAAAATCTCACGCGCGAGCGAGAAAAGAGGGGCGAAAAGGTGAAGGTTCGAgaccccaggccaaagtgagcCCCAGCCCACAGTGTCAGACAGAACAGACGACTGCCCTGCACACAGACGCTATGGAGTGAGTCATAACCAATCCAAACAACCCTCACCCAACACTCTTTCTCCCAGCCCTTCTGCATCCTCTCAGGAGCGAGCACTGTTGATGCCGCTGGTGTTTCGTCTTTCCTCTGTGGGGAGATGCTCAAATCACAAAATATGGCCAGGTCTCACGTTCTGGCGTGACAAAACTCACATTACTCAGTAATGACATAGTAATAACACAGTGTAAACGCATTTGCTGTAGTGGGTCACTGTGTGTTCTTCAGCATCATCAATGCAATATTGTGCTCCTCAATCACGATTCTCAGAGGAAACACAAGATTTTATTTGGACTCCAAAATTGACTTCCAACTTATAATGTACATATTGCCTTATCTTATGGCCGGGGATGTTTAGTTACTCAACTATAGAGTCGAAAGCATTTTTACGAAGGGTGTTAATTTGTGGGAGCCCTTTAATTTTACAGgtatataaattaaaaacaatcattttAAGGGGGAGGGTATTTGAACAAAATGCAGTTGCTCCCTAAAAGCAAGCTCTATATATTGTAATCCATGTTTACTTTATGCATTCtttcaaattagtttttttttcatgcagattAATAATATATTGGAGTTTCATGTTTTCTTCATTGCACCAAATATATATTACCCACTGCCACACATTTGCAGTTAGGTCGAAGTCACAGattcttgttttttaattttttttttatgtgggggtgagggggtgagGCGTATCTTTTGTTCATACCTAAACCAActtcttccattttctcaaatgtgacttttttttgtatatagCAAATGCAATTTATAAGGAAGtgtcaattatttaaaaatgataaTGAATAACCCGGGTCCATTATATGAGGGTGGGCGGgacacattttcatgcttttgttttgcagatGCCACGTCTGCGTTTCATTGTGCTGTGGTGAAAACATCTCCCGCCACACATGGTTTGACTCTCGCAAAATAAAGGTCACTGAAATGGGCTGCACTTGGCCATTAATTTGGGCATGGTGTTTAGTTGAGCAGATGCCATTATTTGAGGAAACCTGGCATTTGGCGCCCAACTTTCCTCATTAATTCAAAATCTGTTTAGACCGAGCGCCGACATTgctggtggggaaaaaaatacattttgagggAATGTTGTGATTAATCTCAATGGACCAAGTGAGGTATTTAATTTGTCCTATCAGCTTTAACCTTAATGCAGACACTATTTTTCGATCATTACGATGACATGATTGtttttatatgtaaattatttttgttttcatctgaaCGTCTAATATGATTTTGTTATCCACTGATTGACTCTTGTTTGCAGGTTGCTGCCTGCTGGTGGCTCTTTTTACTGTTGCAGTCTTGACCGGCACAAAATTGTCAGTCATtccagaagcaaaaaaaacccccaaaacaacacAACCTTGTAATCTTCGCTGTCTTgtttcattcaatgtgtttttttcattagttttttctctctctctaactgGGTTTAGATTTCCACCAACGCCTGGTGGTAATCCCAATTTCCAACCCCATCACATTGCCGAGCTTAATGATCATGTGAAAATGTTAATAATGCGCAGctcatttgaagaaaatagcACTTGGCCCCCAATGTTAAActccagacctccaccaaggtgcGACAATTACAATCTTGAATTAGTCACTGTGCCGTTTGGGGAGAATGTCAAAAAATGCATAGTTGACGAAATGAAATTGTCCCAAAATTTGAATTCAGTCCTCTGGAATGTTAATGGGCAACAATTTGGCAGATTTAGCCTTACACCAAAACAAACAGTGGTGACAGCAGAACCTCCTTGGTGGAGTTTCAATTCCTTGTAACAATCTTTTTCAACAGAACTTTCCTGCTCTTCAGTTGGCGACATGGAAGACGTCGATGCTTCTGGTGTGTCGCTCGGTGGCTAAACGACCGTgtgttgtgcttgtttgtctttttccccCGCCAGCCGTTCGCCCACCACCGCTAGCCTGATGGCCGCCAGCAACGTCACAAACAAGACAGACCCGCGCTCGCTCAACTCGCGGGTGTTCATCGGCAACCTCAACACCCTGCTGGTGACCAAGGCCGATGTGGAGGCCATCTTCGCTAAATACGGCAAGATCGTGGGCTGCTCCGTGCACAAGGGCTACGCCTTCGTGCAATACGCCAACGAGCGCAACGCCCGCTCTGCCGTAGCCGGGGAGGACGGGCGGATGATTGTCGGCCAAGTGCTTGGTAAGGAAGTCCCTCTCACCCATACTAAAATgcatgtttatatttatttctcTCTTTGGAAGGACTGTAGTCAGTTTGAGCACACCCAAATGTCAAAACCTAAACCTACCCGTTACCTTtccttaaaactcattcagtaccagccaattctagaccaagcctgaaaagacgtttaaaaacgtctttgggagtgaatgagttaaatccTCACACGAAGGGTCATAGTAATGCAAACTCACACACTAACTCTTAACCATATGGTTTGAGTAAGAGTTAACCATAACCCTATTCTCTATATTATAATCGGCTGGATGTTGCTGCGCCACGGTAGTCCTTCCCCGGTTGGATAGTTGACGCTGTTTgataaaacaaaagcaccaaGACGTAAATTTGCATTTCTTCTGAAAGCGTTATTGCCTTCAGTCGTATGGTGACTGTAGAGACGCTTCTCCCGACTGTTCTTGACACTGCAAGTGGAAGCATAGAAGTCAGCTCTTTGCAATTCATTATCAATGGATGGaccgagggcggcccggtagtccagtggttagcacgttggcttcacagtgcagaggtaccgggttcgattccagctccagcctccctgtgtggagttttcatgttctccccgggcctgcgtgggttttctccgggtgctccggtttcctcccacattccaaaaacatgcgtggcaggctgattgaactctctaaattgtccctaggtgtgagtgtgcgtgcgaatggttgttcgtttctgcacgccctgcgattggctagcaaccgattctgggtgtcccccgcctactgcccgaagacagctgggataggctccagcacccaccgcgaccctaatgagggccaagcggctcggaagatgaatgaatggatggaccaaCGCCAAATTTGACTCAGgccgtgacacccccccccccccccccccatgctgaATAAACCTTATCGCCACATTTGACCTAAACCCTCACACTGAATTTCGAATCACTCCAACATGGACACAGTAgtccaaaaaagacaaaaacaaaccactTTCCACCCTTTACTCAGCGTGATgtcctctcactcactcaccacAATCTGCAGCCAGGTGTCTCCAGGGGGGAGTCCTTCCTTTtgaatcccttttttttctcttcccccaCAGACATAAACCTTGCCGGTGAGCCTAAACCGCACCGTTCCAAAACCAGCAAACGTTCAGCTGGTGACATGTACAGGTAAGTGCAGCGAGTATCCTCATTGTACAGTGGGCCCAAACCTCAGAGACAATTCTATATTTTACCCGACATTCCAAGGCAAGTTTCAAAAGTACCCCCCAAATCCCACGCCCTTCTCCCATACAGCAGTTCATCATTTGAATTGGACTACGACTTCCAGAGAGACTACTATGATAGGTGAGTCTGTCGTTCGCACTCTGGAAACAACCTTCTTGTGGGAAACCGGCctccagtaatttttttttttttatgtgacgcCACAGAATGTACTCGTACCCGTCCCGCGTGcccgccccgcctcccccgCTTTCTCGCGCCGTTATCCCGTCCAAGCGCCCGCGGGTCAGCCTCagtagcggcggcggcggtggcggtggaGGAGGTGGCGGAAGCAGCCGGCGGACCAAGAGCAGCTTCTCCTCATCCTCCAAGAGCAGCCAGAGGACCTACTCATCTCGAAGCAGTGAGTACAGTGAACACTTGTTTAGCACAGAGAATACGCTCCAGATCCAGCCGCAGTATCTGATTTTGAGAGATTGTATGGAAACAAACCTAAACTTGGTCTCTCCAAGCTGTTTTCGGTACTCCCAGTTGAACTTTCCTGTGGAAAAGAGAATAACATCTCGTAATATTTAACCAGGCTATTATTTCATCTGATAAAGATCAACTCGCTTCAGGCGAACGGGATGGAAATTGTAAACCTTCAGGCAACCGCTGCTGCTACACATATGAAGTGTACAACAACAGTTTCAAGCAGATACCTTTATATGCGCAGGCCACGAACATTTAACATAGTTGAGCTGTAGTTCACTACATTACAAATcttgaaatatacagtatattaaaaaaaaaaaaaagaccaaaaagccgtggcggaaaaaaaagtagtggcGATCACTCCGCCCCACGAAAGGTCTCTGTGGATCGTCGTCAGTCTCATGTTGTCCCTTTTTCTTCTTAGTAAAAATTGATGAGCTGCAGACCATCAAGCGCGAGTTGACTCAAATAAAGAGCAAAGTGGATGATCTCCTGGACAGCTTGGAGCGCATGGAGAAGGACCACAGCAAGAAGACGGGTATGAGAGTTGCTATTTTGATTTAAATGGGCCATGTCAGGGCTATTTTTACCATAGCAAGAGTCCATCAACGGCTAACGTAGCCAACAAGTTTAATCTAATACTAAATTTGCCATACTCTATATAAAATTTTTGGTTTTTGCGTGTCGGTGCGGCTTGCTCCCATGACTTGCCGTAAAACGCACTGCAAAAGCTACAAAATGGCATACCTGAAAAGGCAGGAAGTTTATGTATTTGCTACCAAAATCTGGAACACTGCATATTAGAGTTTGCGAGAAGTGCCATCAAATGCAGAACTTTTAAGCATAATTATTGTTTATAAATTCAGCCCCCAGAGCCACTTTCACttgtcaaaataacatttggttGGCATGTCTATTAGaccctcttaaaaaaaaaatcacaagaacCCATGCGCGTAATGACACGGCAAGCCTGCGATTTTTGATTctgaagggattttttttatccccctgCAGGGGTCCTTTAACGATTTGTTCTAGAAATGTTGTCACATAAAAATTGTACTCTTGCAGATTAGACACGGGTGCGTTTTCATCATTCAAATGACCGTGAAACACAAAACTCCAAAGCAGGGCTGAACAATCCTGTTCCTGGACGACCAATTTCCTGGATGTTTTCCCACCTCTCTGCTGCAACACttctaattcaaatgatcagataatCATCAAAGTTTGCAGTAGCTGGCtaaccatcctgatcatttgagcAGCAGAGAGAGGTGGTCATCCAGGAAACTGTCCCTCAAAGAACAGGATTGAAGACCCCTGGAGGAAGGCAACTCCACAAGATCGCTCAGTTGTCATTTAATGATGTTTTGTGAAACTTGTCACGTTTGCGTTCCGACAGATTCCAAAGCCGTTCAGCCCGAGCCTGGTGAGGTGACCTCCCCGCCTCACCCTAGCAACAAGAAGGATGAGGCCCTGAAGCGGGAGCGGGACAGCCAGGAGCTTAACGACActgacgaggaggaggaagaagaagaagaggaggaggaggaggaggaggaggaagaagaagaggagggagaCCTcctggaagaagaggaggaggtatGATGACACCTAAAAAAACTGCTGAATAGAAATGTCAAGAGTTTCGATCAACTATTTTGATGATCACGAAGCATTTCGAGGTATTGTTTAACttaaaatgacacaaattcCCTGATTTCAGTCTCTAAGCACTAGTGTCTGATTTCTGTCATCCGTAAAGAGCGCACTTAATTTAGTTTTGTTTAATGgttaaacaataacaaataaacaacaatccTCAATTAAATAGGAATCGGTAAACGTATATATTTTGCAATACTTTTTCatgcaaattatttatttgattaagAAATGGAATAATGACAAAAATTATTCACTAGTGACAGACCGACTGCTGACTCTGCAGGCCACataccatacacacacacacacacacacacacacacacacacacacacacatcgcatATCTAAATCATCTGGATTTTCTCGTTTCACCTGGATGAAAATGTATTCTTATCTCTTTTAAATGTTGCCGGACTATATTATtaccgtgtgtgtgagtgcgtttaTGCATGAAATTTGACCCGGGGAACAAAACGATTTCACCCGTGGGATGATCTGCGCAGCCGAAGAGCcaagaggcggaggaggaggatgaagaggaggaaggcgAGCACGTGGAAGGAGATGATGACGGCGACAGCATCAACGGAGAAGATGACTCGTAGGCCGCCGCCCAACCGCACCGCACCTCACCTCACCGTGGTGTTAAGCTACTAGTAGGAACTTGGACTTCAGTTTTATCACACACAATGTGGATTTGACAACAataatgactaaaaaaaaaacagacgtgcACGGAAACGAGCatggcaggcacacacacacgcacacacagttatTGTGTTCATTTGTGGCTGCTGTGACTTGCTGTGTAGCTTCATTTTAACACGTACCAACTGGCAAGCCACGTGTGTGCGCACACttgtcgtttttctttttagctcTTGTAGGCGCGTCGGTTTGCCTCCCTCGTCATCCGGCTGTCTGTTGTTTTTGACCCCATTgtgtgtccgtttatttttaTACTCTTCACCTTCTGTTTTACTGTAAAGGAAtaaattgcaataaaatataaaaatgactTGCGCCGGTTTGTTTTGGACTTATGTTAGCACTTTGGAGTTTGTTAGCATTTTCACAATATATTTGGAGGACTGCACATTTTAAATggtaatatcaaataaaattttaGAGTGTAGAGAGTAAAGAAAGGGGactgtttttctttctaaattaaaaaaaaaagaaatcggtgTAAATTGACTGTGCATAGTCAAGGACACATTTAGGATGTGAGGTCTCACACACCCTCCTGTCTGGCCTGGACCACCACCAGTGGTTATGGGAATTTACTGCAGTTGCCTTTTGCATAATGAACACATTCTTTCCTGGCGCGGAATGAATAAGTGTTTGACGCTGTCAGAAGGAAAAGTCAGCTTCAACTTCCTTAAATCTGGGCGGCGGCCTCCACCAAACCTTAAGTTTAAGGTTTGGTGTTGCACTCTAAGGCGAGGCAACAGCACCTCGCTGTAGAGGAACTAACTTGCTTGATGGATTTAATTGTAGCATAATGATTCAAGTGTCGTTTGTTCAATTAGGACTTTGTAGTTAATGATGAGGTAAGCAACCTGGCCGGTGTTCCCTCCCACAGGCAAAAATGGCAACTCAAATTGATCGCGTGTAGCATTGCCTGCAATAGTGTACCAATTAAACTACATTTCTTGAGTCAGTGTTTGAAGAATCCATGGAAATGGCTAAAATGAGCCTAAACCAAAATAGCAGACTtctaatgtctttttttggatATGTCAAAAGTTCCGTGGAACACTACTGAATACTTAAGAATTAAAAACCGGATTGCTTTGAAGGTCGCCGCTTCATGTTGATTGTTCTCAAGAGAGCTTTTTGGGTGTGTGTCAAAAGTGACGAgtgaataaataattttcccACTACTTGAAGAAAGTCACATCTGAACAATGCGAGTTACTCATAGTTTCAAACTTTATTCGTACTATTTTATGGCATTCATAAATACTTTACATTGCTGTTGCATAACAAATGAATACATAACAAATAAGTGTAACGAGGACTGGGTTTCGAACTCAAACAGTACAAACTCATCAGACCAGACGCGTCTCAATCGAGTCTGAGCTGCCTTCATGGTGGCTGCCCCCCGTCATACCGAGTCGTCGCGGCTCCACGCAAATCCAACACAAGGGCTTCTTTACACAGTTGAAGTGGTCAAAAAGAATAAATGCAAATGGGCGAATACAAACAGAAAATAGTATCGGAACACACGATGTGGTCTATTCACAGGTGTACAGCAA
It includes:
- the hnrnpc gene encoding heterogeneous nuclear ribonucleoproteins C1/C2 isoform X3, with product MDRSPTTASLMAASNVTNKTDPRSLNSRVFIGNLNTLLVTKADVEAIFAKYGKIVGCSVHKGYAFVQYANERNARSAVAGEDGRMIVGQVLDINLAGEPKPHRSKTSKRSAGDMYSSSSFELDYDFQRDYYDRMYSYPSRVPAPPPPLSRAVIPSKRPRVSLSSGGGGGGGGGGGSSRRTKSSFSSSSKSSQRTYSSRSIKIDELQTIKRELTQIKSKVDDLLDSLERMEKDHSKKTDSKAVQPEPGEVTSPPHPSNKKDEALKRERDSQELNDTDEEEEEEEEEEEEEEEEEEEEGDLLEEEEEPKSQEAEEEDEEEEGEHVEGDDDGDSINGEDDS
- the hnrnpc gene encoding heterogeneous nuclear ribonucleoproteins C1/C2 isoform X1; protein product: MDRSPTTASLMAASNVTNKTDPRSLNSRVFIGNLNTLLVTKADVEAIFAKYGKIVGCSVHKGYAFVQYANERNARSAVAGEDGRMIVGQVLDINLAGEPKPHRSKTSKRSAGDMYRQVSKVPPKSHALLPYSSSSFELDYDFQRDYYDRMYSYPSRVPAPPPPLSRAVIPSKRPRVSLSSGGGGGGGGGGGSSRRTKSSFSSSSKSSQRTYSSRSIKIDELQTIKRELTQIKSKVDDLLDSLERMEKDHSKKTDSKAVQPEPGEVTSPPHPSNKKDEALKRERDSQELNDTDEEEEEEEEEEEEEEEEEEEEGDLLEEEEEPKSQEAEEEDEEEEGEHVEGDDDGDSINGEDDS
- the hnrnpc gene encoding heterogeneous nuclear ribonucleoproteins C1/C2 isoform X2 yields the protein MAASNVTNKTDPRSLNSRVFIGNLNTLLVTKADVEAIFAKYGKIVGCSVHKGYAFVQYANERNARSAVAGEDGRMIVGQVLDINLAGEPKPHRSKTSKRSAGDMYRQVSKVPPKSHALLPYSSSSFELDYDFQRDYYDRMYSYPSRVPAPPPPLSRAVIPSKRPRVSLSSGGGGGGGGGGGSSRRTKSSFSSSSKSSQRTYSSRSIKIDELQTIKRELTQIKSKVDDLLDSLERMEKDHSKKTDSKAVQPEPGEVTSPPHPSNKKDEALKRERDSQELNDTDEEEEEEEEEEEEEEEEEEEEGDLLEEEEEPKSQEAEEEDEEEEGEHVEGDDDGDSINGEDDS